Proteins encoded in a region of the Novibacillus thermophilus genome:
- the prfB gene encoding peptide chain release factor 2 (programmed frameshift) — MNETELKQELEKTASRLAEIRGSLDLGEKKKQIERLEQKMSRPDFWDDRDQARQVIDESNHLKHQVEQMETLYSLYEDIQVLMELAEEEGDASLYDEASQNMRELKKALSQFELELLLSDPYDRNNAILELHPGAGGTESQDWAEMLLRMYTRWAQHHQFHVETLDYLPGDEAGVKSVTLLIKGHNAYGYLKAEKGVHRLVRISPFDSSGRRHTSFVSCNVMPEIADDDTEIELNTDELKIDTYRSSGAGGQHVNTTDSAVRITHIPTGTVVTCQSERSQIKNRERAMKILKARLYELKRAEREKKLAEIQGEQREIAWGNQIRSYVFHPYSMVKDHRTNVEIGNVNAVMDGEIDLFIDAYLRSNMDQ, encoded by the exons ATGAACGAAACGGAACTGAAGCAAGAGCTCGAAAAGACAGCCAGCCGACTGGCGGAAATCAGGGGGTCTCTT GACCTCGGGGAGAAAAAGAAACAAATTGAACGACTGGAACAGAAAATGTCCCGCCCCGATTTTTGGGACGACCGGGATCAAGCTCGACAAGTCATTGACGAGAGTAACCACTTGAAACACCAAGTGGAACAGATGGAAACATTGTACAGTCTGTACGAGGACATTCAAGTGCTCATGGAACTGGCGGAAGAAGAGGGTGACGCATCCCTCTACGACGAGGCATCTCAGAACATGCGTGAGTTGAAAAAAGCCTTGTCTCAGTTCGAACTGGAACTGCTCTTGAGTGATCCTTACGACCGCAACAACGCGATCCTCGAACTGCACCCCGGTGCTGGTGGAACGGAGTCCCAGGATTGGGCGGAAATGCTCTTGCGCATGTATACGCGTTGGGCTCAACATCACCAGTTTCACGTGGAGACGCTCGATTACCTCCCGGGGGACGAAGCGGGTGTCAAGAGTGTCACGCTCCTGATTAAAGGGCACAACGCGTACGGGTATCTAAAGGCGGAAAAGGGTGTCCACCGCCTCGTGCGCATTTCTCCGTTTGACTCGAGCGGCCGCCGTCACACGTCGTTCGTCTCCTGCAACGTCATGCCGGAGATTGCAGACGACGACACCGAGATTGAGTTGAACACAGACGAGCTGAAAATCGATACGTACCGTTCCAGCGGGGCCGGCGGACAGCATGTGAACACGACGGACTCAGCCGTTCGCATTACCCACATTCCCACCGGCACTGTCGTCACGTGCCAGTCGGAGCGGTCTCAAATTAAAAACCGCGAACGGGCGATGAAAATATTAAAAGCCCGCCTGTACGAGTTGAAGCGTGCCGAGAGGGAGAAGAAACTGGCCGAAATCCAAGGCGAGCAGCGTGAGATCGCTTGGGGGAATCAGATACGTTCCTACGTCTTCCACCCGTACAGCATGGTGAAAGACCACCGCACCAACGTGGAGATTGGAAACGTCAATGCCGTGATGGACGGGGAGATCGACCTTTTCATCGACGCTTATTTGCGGAGCAATATGGACCAATGA
- a CDS encoding c-type cytochrome: MQVKWLNVLLGVVLSLALMSGCGASTDEEGQQGTEDGDTAVEEEAPEEGGAAAYDEAAAQEAYAGSCAACHGGNLEGSAGPSLEQVGTKYSEEEILDIINNGIGSMPPQGDAVDEEAKEDLAAWLADQK; encoded by the coding sequence ATGCAAGTGAAATGGCTTAACGTGCTACTCGGTGTCGTCCTGTCGCTCGCGCTCATGAGCGGTTGCGGCGCCAGTACGGACGAAGAAGGGCAGCAAGGGACGGAAGACGGCGACACTGCCGTAGAAGAGGAGGCGCCAGAAGAAGGCGGTGCAGCCGCATATGACGAAGCCGCTGCGCAGGAGGCGTACGCCGGGTCGTGTGCTGCATGCCACGGCGGGAACTTGGAAGGGAGTGCCGGTCCGTCGTTGGAACAAGTCGGTACGAAGTATAGTGAGGAAGAAATTTTAGACATCATCAATAACGGTATCGGATCAATGCCCCCGCAGGGCGACGCCGTGGACGAAGAGGCTAAGGAAGACCTGGCCGCCTGGCTGGCCGATCAAAAATAA
- the tkt gene encoding transketolase, whose protein sequence is MKYTEKDQLAVHAIRTLSIDAVEKANSGHPGMPMGAAPMAYVLWTRFMRHNPANPAWPNRDRFVLSAGHGSMLLYSLLHLSGYDLSLDELKNFRQWGSKAPGHPEYGMTPGVETTTGPLGQGFTNAVGFAMAERFLAHTFNKPEHTVIDHYTYTIVGDGDLMEGVTAEAASLAGHLKLDRLIVLYDSNDISLDGETNKAFTEDVAARFRAYGWHVLRVEDGNDLGAIHRALEEAKNHRGQPTLIEVKTHIGYGSPNKQDTAAAHGAPLGEEEVKLTKQTYQWEHPPFHVPDEAKEAFRAVRTAGEEAEREWEARLKAYEAAYPEEGQKLRAALHGNLPKGWEDELPRYRAGDKLATRNASGDVLNAVAPHYPTLLGGSADLSGSNKTTLKQFDIYSAEDYSGRNVWYGVREHAMGGIMNGLALHGGVRPYGGTFLVFSDYLRPSIRLAALMDQPVVYVFTHDSIGVGEDGPTHQPVEHLAALRAIPNLTVLRPGDAVETAEAWRYVLSQTHGPAVLALSRQGLPVLEGTVKHARDGVRRGAYIVEEAANGDPAAIVIATGSELHLAVQAQQRLAEDGIHVRVVSMPSWELFEQQDEAYRNDVLPPAVTKRLAVEAGSSMGWERYVGAEGDVLGIDRFGESAPGNKVMEAFGFTVENVVARLRELL, encoded by the coding sequence ATGAAGTACACGGAAAAAGACCAGTTAGCGGTTCACGCCATTCGCACGTTGTCCATCGACGCTGTAGAAAAGGCGAACTCCGGCCACCCGGGAATGCCGATGGGAGCTGCGCCGATGGCGTACGTGTTGTGGACGCGGTTCATGCGCCACAACCCGGCTAACCCTGCCTGGCCGAACCGGGATCGCTTTGTATTGTCGGCCGGCCACGGGTCGATGCTGCTGTACAGTTTGCTGCACTTAAGCGGCTACGACTTGTCCTTGGACGAGTTGAAAAACTTCCGCCAGTGGGGGAGCAAAGCCCCGGGGCATCCGGAATACGGCATGACGCCCGGTGTGGAAACGACGACCGGTCCCCTCGGACAAGGGTTTACCAACGCCGTCGGCTTTGCCATGGCCGAGCGTTTCCTCGCCCACACCTTCAACAAGCCGGAACACACCGTGATCGATCACTACACGTACACGATCGTCGGCGACGGCGATTTGATGGAAGGTGTGACGGCCGAAGCTGCCTCCCTCGCCGGGCACTTGAAACTGGACCGCCTCATCGTGCTGTACGATTCTAACGACATTTCCCTGGACGGGGAGACGAACAAAGCGTTCACCGAAGATGTGGCAGCGCGCTTTCGGGCGTACGGCTGGCACGTCCTCCGCGTCGAAGACGGAAACGACCTCGGCGCCATCCACCGAGCCCTGGAAGAGGCGAAAAACCATCGAGGGCAGCCGACCTTGATCGAAGTGAAAACCCACATCGGCTACGGCAGTCCGAACAAACAGGACACAGCTGCGGCCCACGGCGCTCCCCTCGGGGAGGAAGAGGTGAAACTGACGAAACAGACCTACCAGTGGGAGCATCCCCCGTTTCACGTGCCGGACGAAGCGAAGGAAGCGTTTCGCGCGGTGCGCACCGCTGGAGAAGAAGCTGAACGAGAGTGGGAGGCCCGGCTGAAAGCTTACGAAGCCGCCTATCCCGAAGAAGGGCAAAAACTGCGTGCAGCTTTACATGGCAACTTGCCGAAAGGGTGGGAAGACGAGCTTCCCCGCTACCGAGCAGGTGACAAGCTGGCGACGCGCAACGCCTCTGGTGATGTGCTTAACGCTGTTGCTCCTCACTATCCGACCTTGCTCGGCGGATCAGCTGATTTGAGTGGCTCCAACAAGACGACGCTGAAACAATTCGACATTTATTCAGCTGAAGACTACAGCGGCCGCAACGTATGGTACGGCGTAAGAGAACACGCCATGGGCGGCATCATGAACGGTCTCGCCCTGCACGGAGGCGTACGCCCTTACGGCGGCACGTTCCTCGTCTTTTCCGACTACTTGCGACCGTCCATCCGCCTCGCCGCCCTCATGGACCAGCCGGTCGTGTACGTCTTCACCCACGACAGCATCGGGGTCGGCGAAGACGGCCCGACCCATCAGCCCGTGGAACATCTAGCTGCCCTCCGGGCCATTCCGAACCTCACCGTCCTTCGTCCCGGCGATGCCGTCGAGACAGCGGAAGCGTGGCGCTACGTGCTGAGTCAGACGCACGGCCCCGCCGTCCTCGCCCTTAGCCGACAAGGACTGCCGGTGTTGGAAGGGACGGTGAAACATGCCCGGGATGGTGTGCGGCGAGGTGCCTACATCGTGGAGGAAGCGGCCAATGGCGACCCGGCCGCCATCGTCATCGCCACCGGCTCGGAACTGCACCTCGCTGTGCAAGCCCAGCAGCGGTTGGCAGAAGACGGCATCCACGTGCGCGTCGTGAGCATGCCCAGCTGGGAACTGTTTGAACAGCAGGACGAGGCGTATCGAAATGACGTGTTGCCGCCGGCAGTGACAAAGCGCCTGGCGGTAGAAGCAGGCTCCTCTATGGGATGGGAGCGATACGTCGGAGCAGAGGGTGACGTCCTCGGCATCGACCGCTTTGGCGAATCAGCACCGGGCAACAAGGTGATGGAAGCTTTCGGTTTTACCGTGGAGAATGTCGTCGCCCGTTTGCGAGAATTATTGTAA